From Pseudomonas sp. G2-4:
TCCTCGATGTTGATGCTGGTCGATGGCGTGCCGACCCTGATGGGGCAGGGTTTTGACCATAACCTGCTGGGAGTGGAGCGCATCGAGATTCTGCGCGGGCCGCAGTCGACCCTGTATGGCCGCAACGCTGAGGCCGGCGTGCTGAACATCCACACTCGCCAGCCCGATGCCCAGCCATACGCCCGGGTCGAAGCCGGTGGTGGCAGTCGCGACAGCCGAACCCTGGGCGTTGATGCCAGTACCGTACTGGTTCCTGAGACGCTGTTCGTCGGGCTTTCCGGGCAGTGGCTGGAGCAGGACGGCTACATCGACAACGATTGGCGCGGTGGCCAGGCCGATGATCGCGAACGGCACAGTGCACGCATGGCATTGCGCTGGACGCCCACGCTGGCCACGGACATCAACTTGCGCTACAGCCGCCAGGATTATCGCGACGGCGGTTCCCAGTGGGGCCCGGCGGATTCATCCCGGCGCCTGGTGCGTTCCGGCACCTCGAGTTGGAACCATTCCAGCGGCCGCAGCCTGTCTTTGGACGTGCTGCATGAGTTCGAGTCAGGCTTGAAGCTGCGCTCGATCACCGCCCGCAATGACTTCTACGATCGGGTTCGCCAAGACACCGATTTCCAACCCGCCGACCTGTTTCACGTCGGCCGTGATTACCACTTCAGTACCTTGTCCCAGGAGTTTCGCCTGGAAGGCCAATGGAGCGAGAGCCAGTGGCTGCTCGGCGTCTATGCCGATCGCGATGACCATGACTTGTCCTACGAACAGAAACTGCCTGCCAGCCTGTCCCGCACGGATGTGCAACTGGGTGGCAATACCACGGCCTTGTTTGGTCAGTGGCTGATGCCCCTGGCCGAACGCTGGACCCTGACCCTTGGCGCCCGTGTCGAGCAGGACAAAGTGCACATCGATCCCCAAGGCGGCAGTCGCCAGAGCCAGCAGTGGCAACGCTTTACTCCAAAGGTTTCGCTGCAATACGAGTGGCAGCCGGATGCCTACCTGTACGCCAGCTATGCCGAAGGTTTCCGCGCTGGAGGCTTCAATGCCTTCTCCAGCGCCGCCGGTTACCCCGGCTATGACCCGGAAAAGGTCAAGACGTACGAAATCGGTGCCAAGGGCTGGCTGGACGACAAGCGCCTGCGCTATTCGGCGACCCTGTACTGGATGGACGTGCGCGACATGCAGGTGCAGCAGCTGATCCAGCCGGGCGTGGTGTACATCACCAACGCGGCGTCGGCGCGCTCCACGGGGTTGGAGCTGGAAGCCGAATACCTCCTGGCCGACCACTGGACGCTGGTCAGTTCCGTGGGCCTGAACCGGACCCGTTTCGAGCGTTTCAGCGAGGGCGGCAGCGATTACCAGGGCAATCGCAACCCTTATGCCCCCGACTTTACCGCCCACCTGAGCCTGCGCTACGACGCCCCGGCCGGTTGGTGGGCCCAGGGCGGGGTGGATGGGGTCGGCAAGACCTACCTGGACTCGGCCAACCAGTACAGCCGAGGTGGCTATGGCCTGATCAACCTCAATGCCGGTTATGACTTCGGCCAGTACGGCATCAGTGCCTACGTGAAGAACGCCGCCGACAAGCGTTACGACGCTGTCGGCTATTTGAACGGCACCGCCCGGGTCTACAGCCCGCCAAGGGAAATCGGCCTGCGTGTGAGCTATGAACTGTGAGCTGCGAATAATGAATGGAATCGACCTGGCAACACCTCACCCCCTGCAACCCTACTGGGACCTGACCCTGGCCGGCGTGCGCGCCGACGCCCTGCGCATTGCGCTGGAGTGGAAGCTGTTCAACTTGCTGCAAGTGCCTGTCACGGCGCAGACCATTGCCCGCCAGTTGCAACTCGACCCCGTTAACACCGGTTACTGGCTGGAAGCGCTGTGGAGCATGGCATTGCTGGTCCGTGATCAACAGCAACCGCCGCGTTACCACAATGCCGCCGTGGCCCACGACTACCTGCGCGCCGAGGCACCGGACTACTGCGGCGATGCGTGGACGTTCCGCCTGCGCGGGCTTCGCCATTTCGGTGGACAGTTGGGCGACCAGGTACGGGCGGGCCAGCCCAGCGGGCAGGCGCCGAACGTGGCGACCACCATTGAGAACTGGACGGCTGCCGCGC
This genomic window contains:
- a CDS encoding TonB-dependent receptor, whose product is MVKPVLKASGYTLCVGCCLGAAVSAAAQTELAPVTVTANKIEQAQEAVPASLSVLTGEDLRKGSIHDLQDLARATPGFTFQPFGQSGTNLPVVRGLTASPTAFSSSMLMLVDGVPTLMGQGFDHNLLGVERIEILRGPQSTLYGRNAEAGVLNIHTRQPDAQPYARVEAGGGSRDSRTLGVDASTVLVPETLFVGLSGQWLEQDGYIDNDWRGGQADDRERHSARMALRWTPTLATDINLRYSRQDYRDGGSQWGPADSSRRLVRSGTSSWNHSSGRSLSLDVLHEFESGLKLRSITARNDFYDRVRQDTDFQPADLFHVGRDYHFSTLSQEFRLEGQWSESQWLLGVYADRDDHDLSYEQKLPASLSRTDVQLGGNTTALFGQWLMPLAERWTLTLGARVEQDKVHIDPQGGSRQSQQWQRFTPKVSLQYEWQPDAYLYASYAEGFRAGGFNAFSSAAGYPGYDPEKVKTYEIGAKGWLDDKRLRYSATLYWMDVRDMQVQQLIQPGVVYITNAASARSTGLELEAEYLLADHWTLVSSVGLNRTRFERFSEGGSDYQGNRNPYAPDFTAHLSLRYDAPAGWWAQGGVDGVGKTYLDSANQYSRGGYGLINLNAGYDFGQYGISAYVKNAADKRYDAVGYLNGTARVYSPPREIGLRVSYEL